A window of the Haloarcula litorea genome harbors these coding sequences:
- a CDS encoding heavy-metal-associated domain-containing protein, with protein MRQRTLGVTGIETEESEETVEGALTGVTGIKSAVADSETGEVTVESEDGVDDQSIVDALSELGYELKD; from the coding sequence ATGCGACAGCGAACGCTCGGCGTCACCGGGATAGAGACCGAGGAGTCAGAGGAGACGGTCGAGGGTGCACTCACCGGCGTCACCGGCATCAAGTCCGCCGTCGCCGACAGCGAGACCGGCGAGGTGACCGTCGAGTCCGAGGACGGCGTCGACGACCAGTCCATCGTCGACGCGCTCAGCGAACTCGGCTACGAGCTGAAGGACTGA
- a CDS encoding SDR family oxidoreductase, with protein MATDTLAGQTVLVTGASSGIGAATVRRVADAGGDVALLARREERLRDVADAVAADHGVDTHVVPADVSESAAVAAAVESTVDALGSLDGVVVNAGLARGSDVETMTDEEFRTMQQVNVEGAFYTAREALPHLREGDGVLVFIGSFAGQYPRPFNPVYAATKWWVRGFAASLAGQVGGDGVGVTVVNPTEVRSEFGSEEGDPFTERFDPGEVTEPEEVADAVGFALAQEPPTTVNEIDVYRRDKFGGF; from the coding sequence ATGGCGACCGACACACTGGCCGGACAGACGGTACTGGTCACGGGTGCGAGTTCGGGCATCGGCGCGGCGACGGTCCGGCGCGTCGCGGACGCCGGCGGGGACGTCGCGCTGCTGGCCCGCCGCGAGGAGCGGCTGCGCGACGTCGCCGACGCGGTGGCCGCCGACCACGGCGTCGACACCCACGTCGTCCCCGCGGACGTGAGCGAGAGCGCCGCGGTGGCCGCCGCCGTCGAGTCCACCGTCGACGCCCTCGGATCGCTGGACGGCGTCGTCGTCAACGCCGGCCTCGCTCGCGGGAGCGACGTCGAGACGATGACCGACGAGGAGTTCCGGACGATGCAGCAGGTCAACGTCGAGGGTGCCTTCTACACCGCCCGCGAGGCGCTCCCGCACCTCCGGGAGGGCGACGGTGTGCTGGTGTTCATCGGCAGTTTCGCCGGGCAGTACCCCCGCCCGTTCAACCCCGTCTACGCCGCGACGAAGTGGTGGGTCCGCGGGTTCGCGGCGAGCCTCGCCGGCCAGGTCGGCGGCGACGGGGTCGGCGTCACGGTCGTCAACCCCACCGAGGTCCGGTCGGAGTTCGGCAGCGAGGAGGGCGACCCGTTCACCGAGCGGTTCGACCCCGGCGAGGTGACCGAGCCCGAGGAGGTGGCCGACGCCGTCGGTTTCGCGCTCGCACAGGAACCCCCGACGACCGTCAACGAGATCGACGTCTACCGGCGGGACAAGTTCGGCGGGTTCTGA
- a CDS encoding [LysW]-lysine hydrolase, protein MSEAATREADTEARDLLEDVVRIPSVSRNEGEAAQRLADFFEAHDREVWLDEVGNVRAPADDGVLLTSHVDTVPGDIPVRVEETDDGAVLWGRGSVDAKGPLCAMAVAAVRTGASFVGVVGEEVDSTGGRHLVADRDSEPDAVINGEPSGWEGITLGYRGLLGGTYVATSESGHSSRPENNAIQDAMDWWTAVDDEFAHDEWHPVFERVTCKPVDFRGGISEDGLSVEATMDVQLRVPPEYTTDEIREIADGYLDNGTVNWNDKVEPVMQSPRTSVARAFRAAIRDHGGEPHLLRKTGTSDMNVYAKAWDCPMATYGPGDSDLDHAPNEHIELAEYDRSVSVLEDVTDRLL, encoded by the coding sequence ATGAGCGAGGCCGCGACCCGCGAGGCCGACACCGAGGCCCGCGACCTGCTGGAGGACGTCGTGCGCATCCCCTCGGTCTCGCGGAACGAGGGCGAGGCCGCCCAGCGGCTCGCCGACTTCTTCGAGGCCCACGACCGCGAGGTCTGGCTCGACGAGGTGGGCAACGTCCGCGCGCCGGCCGACGACGGCGTCCTGCTGACCTCCCACGTCGACACCGTCCCCGGCGACATCCCCGTCCGCGTCGAGGAGACCGACGACGGCGCGGTGCTGTGGGGCCGGGGCAGCGTCGACGCGAAGGGGCCGCTGTGCGCGATGGCCGTCGCGGCCGTCCGGACCGGGGCCTCCTTCGTCGGCGTCGTCGGCGAGGAGGTCGACTCGACGGGCGGCCGCCACCTCGTCGCGGACCGCGACAGCGAACCCGACGCCGTCATCAACGGCGAACCGTCCGGCTGGGAGGGGATCACGCTCGGGTATCGGGGCCTGCTGGGCGGCACCTACGTCGCCACCAGCGAGTCCGGCCACTCCTCGCGCCCGGAGAACAACGCCATCCAGGACGCGATGGACTGGTGGACCGCCGTCGACGACGAGTTCGCCCACGACGAGTGGCACCCGGTCTTCGAGCGGGTGACGTGCAAGCCCGTCGACTTCCGGGGCGGCATCTCCGAGGACGGCCTCTCCGTGGAGGCGACGATGGACGTCCAGCTCCGGGTGCCCCCGGAGTACACCACCGACGAGATCCGGGAGATCGCCGACGGCTACCTCGACAACGGCACCGTCAACTGGAACGACAAGGTCGAGCCCGTGATGCAGAGCCCCCGGACCAGCGTCGCCCGGGCGTTCCGGGCGGCCATCCGGGACCACGGCGGCGAACCCCACCTGCTTCGCAAGACCGGAACCAGCGACATGAACGTCTACGCGAAGGCCTGGGACTGCCCGATGGCGACCTACGGCCCCGGCGACTCCGACCTGGACCACGCGCCGAACGAACACATCGAACTCGCGGAGTACGACCGCTCGGTGAGCGTCCTCGAAGACGTGACCGACCGCCTCCTGTGA
- a CDS encoding acetylglutamate/acetylaminoadipate kinase, giving the protein MTVVIKVGGARAVDPAGALADVATLVEEGEDVVVVHGGSTKVDETLERLGIDPEYVETPGGVVGRFTDEATMEAFEMAFGHLNTRLVAGLQSEGVDAVGLNGVDGKLLYGPRKSAVRVVEDGKRKIRRGDHSGSIKQVNGDLLESLLSDGYTPVAAPPMAGKDGEEVLAVNTDADRSAAAIAAELDATLVLLTDVAGVYADPDDPDTLIESVETGDDWAALEDAAEGFMGRKVMAVEEALGGGAPEAVVADANADEPILSALSGGGTHVHASALETETDATEAEQ; this is encoded by the coding sequence ATGACGGTCGTAATCAAAGTCGGTGGCGCTCGCGCGGTCGACCCCGCGGGGGCGCTCGCGGATGTGGCAACGCTCGTCGAAGAGGGCGAGGACGTCGTCGTCGTCCACGGCGGCTCCACGAAGGTCGACGAGACCCTCGAGCGGCTCGGCATCGACCCGGAGTACGTCGAGACGCCCGGCGGCGTCGTCGGCCGATTCACCGACGAGGCGACGATGGAGGCCTTCGAGATGGCCTTCGGTCACCTGAACACGCGACTCGTCGCTGGCCTCCAGAGCGAGGGGGTCGACGCCGTCGGCCTGAACGGCGTCGACGGCAAACTGCTGTACGGCCCCCGGAAGTCGGCCGTCCGGGTCGTCGAGGACGGCAAGCGGAAGATCCGCCGGGGCGACCACTCCGGCAGCATCAAGCAGGTCAACGGCGACCTGCTCGAATCGCTGCTGTCCGACGGCTACACGCCGGTCGCGGCACCGCCGATGGCTGGGAAAGACGGAGAGGAGGTCCTGGCGGTCAACACCGACGCCGACCGCTCGGCGGCGGCCATCGCCGCCGAACTCGACGCGACGCTCGTCCTCCTGACCGACGTCGCGGGCGTCTACGCCGACCCCGACGACCCCGACACCCTCATCGAGTCAGTCGAGACCGGCGACGACTGGGCCGCCCTCGAAGACGCGGCCGAGGGGTTCATGGGCCGGAAGGTGATGGCCGTCGAAGAGGCGCTCGGCGGTGGCGCACCAGAGGCCGTCGTGGCCGACGCCAACGCCGACGAGCCGATCCTGTCGGCGCTGTCCGGCGGCGGCACGCACGTCCACGCGAGCGCACTCGAAACCGAGACCGACGCCACGGAGGCCGAACAATGA
- the argC gene encoding N-acetyl-gamma-glutamyl-phosphate reductase has translation MTYTASVVGGSGFTGGELLRLLDGHPEIDLAQATSRSKANKTVGHQHPNLRHLDLRFSSPEDLESVDVLFAATPHGVSMEQIDRFRDAADTVVDLSADFRLDSAAQYDEWYDGHARPELLAESEYALPELNRENLAGADLIASGGCNATATILGLLPLFEHDVLSGDERIVVDVKVGSSEGGAGGGEASSHPERSGVVRPYAPTGHRHEAEIQQFLGVDVSFTVHAVEMTRGASATCHVFPDGPVSKGDLWGAYRGSYEDEPFVELVAGGGGVYRYPEPKAVAGTNRAEVGFEPDPGNERLVVFSAIDNMMKGSAGQAVHAANVALGIEETAGLEFQGLHPVGAP, from the coding sequence GTGACGTACACTGCAAGCGTCGTCGGCGGCTCCGGGTTCACCGGCGGGGAACTGCTGCGCCTGCTGGACGGCCACCCCGAGATCGATCTCGCCCAGGCGACCAGCCGGTCGAAGGCGAACAAGACCGTCGGTCACCAGCACCCGAACCTCCGGCACCTGGACCTGCGGTTCTCCTCGCCCGAGGACCTCGAATCGGTCGACGTGCTGTTCGCGGCGACGCCCCACGGCGTGTCGATGGAGCAGATCGACCGGTTCCGGGACGCGGCCGACACGGTGGTCGACCTCTCGGCGGACTTCCGGCTCGACTCGGCGGCCCAGTACGACGAGTGGTACGACGGCCACGCGCGCCCCGAACTGCTGGCGGAGAGCGAGTACGCCCTCCCGGAACTCAACCGCGAGAACCTCGCGGGCGCGGACCTGATCGCCTCGGGCGGCTGCAACGCCACCGCGACGATCCTCGGCCTGCTCCCGCTGTTCGAGCACGACGTGCTGAGCGGCGACGAGCGGATCGTCGTCGACGTGAAGGTCGGCTCCAGCGAGGGCGGGGCCGGCGGCGGCGAGGCCTCCTCGCATCCGGAGCGGTCGGGCGTCGTCCGCCCGTACGCCCCGACGGGCCACCGCCACGAGGCCGAGATCCAGCAGTTCCTCGGCGTCGACGTCTCTTTCACCGTCCACGCGGTGGAGATGACCCGCGGCGCGAGCGCGACCTGTCACGTCTTCCCCGACGGGCCCGTCTCGAAGGGCGACCTCTGGGGGGCCTACCGCGGGAGCTACGAGGACGAACCGTTCGTCGAACTCGTGGCCGGCGGTGGCGGCGTCTACCGCTACCCCGAGCCCAAGGCCGTCGCGGGCACGAACAGGGCCGAGGTCGGCTTCGAACCCGACCCCGGCAACGAGCGGCTGGTCGTCTTCTCGGCCATCGACAACATGATGAAGGGCTCGGCGGGCCAGGCGGTCCACGCCGCCAACGTCGCGCTCGGCATCGAGGAGACGGCGGGGCTGGAGTTCCAGGGGCTCCACCCCGTCGGCGCACCATAG
- the katG gene encoding catalase/peroxidase HPI, with product MSESDQDWWPNQLSLDILDANARDVDPRDEEFDYAEAFQDLDLEEVKADIEDVMTTSRDWWPADYGHYGPLFIRMAWHSAGTYRTADGRGGAAGGRQRFAPLNSWPDNANLDKARRLLWPVKQKYGRSLSWSDLIVLAGNVAIESMGGKTIGFAGGREDAFAPDDAVDWGPESEMETNERFDEPGEIEEGLGASVMGLIYVNPEGPDGQPDPEASAKNIRQTFSRMAMNDEETVALIAGGHTFGKVHGADDPENLGPEPAAAPIEKQGLGWENDYESGKGADTITSGIEGPWTQSPVEWDMGYLDNLLDYEWEPEKGPGGAWQWTPADGELEDTVPDAHDPDEQRTPMMLTTDIALKEDPDYREIVERYQDNPMEFGINFARAWYKLTHRDMGPPERFHGPEVPDEEFVWQDPIPEADYDLIDEEAAADLKAEILDSDLSVSELVETAWASASTYRDSDKRGGANGARIRLEPQRSWAVNEPDQLATVLDTLEEIQTAFNESRDDDTRVSLADLIVLGGNAAVERAAAEAGHDVEVPFEPGRTDATQEQTDVESFQALKPDADGFRNYRSDDADRPAEELLVDRADLLDLTPAEMTVLVGGLRALDATHGDDDHGVLTDRPGTLTNDFFVNLLGMDSDWVQVGDNRYEIRDRDTGEVEWTATRADLIFGSHARLRALAEVYAADDAEETFVSDFVDAWHKVMTLDRFDLE from the coding sequence ATGAGCGAGTCCGACCAGGACTGGTGGCCCAATCAGCTGAGCCTGGACATCCTCGACGCGAACGCGCGGGATGTCGACCCGAGAGACGAGGAGTTCGACTACGCCGAGGCGTTCCAGGACCTCGACCTCGAGGAAGTGAAAGCCGACATCGAGGACGTGATGACGACCTCCCGGGACTGGTGGCCCGCCGACTACGGGCACTACGGCCCGCTGTTCATCCGGATGGCCTGGCACAGCGCCGGCACCTACCGGACGGCCGACGGCCGCGGCGGTGCGGCCGGCGGGCGACAGCGCTTCGCGCCGCTGAACAGCTGGCCCGACAACGCGAACCTCGACAAGGCGCGCCGACTGCTCTGGCCGGTCAAGCAGAAGTACGGCCGCAGCCTCTCGTGGTCCGACCTCATCGTGCTGGCCGGCAACGTCGCCATCGAGTCGATGGGCGGCAAGACGATCGGCTTCGCCGGCGGCCGCGAGGACGCCTTCGCCCCCGACGACGCCGTCGACTGGGGGCCGGAGTCGGAGATGGAGACCAACGAGCGCTTCGACGAGCCCGGCGAGATCGAGGAGGGGCTCGGGGCGTCCGTGATGGGGCTCATCTACGTCAACCCCGAGGGCCCCGACGGCCAGCCCGACCCCGAGGCGTCGGCGAAGAACATCCGGCAGACGTTCAGCCGGATGGCGATGAACGACGAGGAGACGGTCGCGCTCATCGCCGGCGGCCACACGTTCGGGAAGGTCCACGGCGCGGACGACCCCGAGAACCTCGGCCCCGAGCCCGCGGCCGCCCCCATCGAGAAGCAGGGACTGGGCTGGGAGAACGACTACGAGTCCGGCAAGGGTGCCGACACCATCACAAGCGGCATCGAGGGACCGTGGACCCAGTCGCCCGTCGAGTGGGACATGGGCTACCTCGACAATCTGCTGGACTACGAGTGGGAGCCCGAGAAGGGTCCCGGCGGCGCGTGGCAGTGGACGCCCGCGGACGGGGAACTGGAGGACACCGTCCCGGACGCCCACGATCCCGACGAGCAGCGCACGCCGATGATGCTCACGACGGACATCGCGCTGAAGGAGGACCCGGACTACCGCGAGATCGTCGAGCGGTACCAGGACAACCCGATGGAGTTCGGCATCAACTTCGCGCGGGCCTGGTACAAGCTGACCCACCGGGACATGGGTCCGCCCGAGCGGTTCCACGGCCCGGAGGTCCCCGACGAGGAGTTCGTCTGGCAGGACCCGATCCCCGAGGCCGACTACGACCTGATCGACGAGGAGGCGGCCGCCGACCTGAAGGCGGAGATCCTCGACTCGGACCTCTCGGTCTCCGAGCTGGTCGAGACCGCGTGGGCGTCGGCGTCGACGTACCGCGACAGCGACAAGCGCGGCGGCGCGAACGGCGCGCGGATCCGGCTGGAACCCCAGCGGAGCTGGGCGGTCAACGAGCCCGACCAGCTGGCGACCGTGCTGGACACGCTCGAAGAGATCCAGACGGCGTTCAACGAGTCCCGCGACGACGACACGCGGGTCTCGCTGGCCGACCTGATCGTGCTGGGCGGCAACGCGGCCGTCGAGCGGGCGGCCGCCGAGGCCGGCCACGACGTCGAGGTGCCGTTCGAGCCCGGGCGGACCGACGCCACGCAGGAGCAGACCGACGTCGAGTCCTTCCAGGCGCTGAAACCCGACGCCGACGGGTTCCGGAACTACCGGTCCGACGACGCCGACCGGCCGGCCGAGGAACTGCTGGTCGACAGGGCGGACCTGCTGGACCTGACGCCGGCGGAGATGACCGTGCTGGTCGGCGGGCTGCGGGCGCTCGACGCCACCCACGGCGACGACGACCACGGGGTCCTCACCGACCGGCCCGGGACGCTGACCAACGACTTCTTCGTGAACCTGCTGGGGATGGACTCCGACTGGGTGCAGGTCGGTGACAACCGCTACGAGATCCGCGACCGCGACACCGGCGAGGTCGAGTGGACCGCGACCCGTGCGGACCTCATCTTCGGCTCCCACGCCCGCCTGCGCGCGCTCGCGGAGGTCTACGCCGCCGACGACGCCGAGGAGACGTTCGTCTCCGACTTCGTCGACGCGTGGCACAAGGTGATGACCCTCGACCGCTTCGACCTAGAGTAG
- a CDS encoding aspartate aminotransferase family protein gives MSGFVFNEKPIPIERGDGAYVYDEDGTEYLDMGASYACVPLGHGHPAVRSAVAEQLERLTYVQASYPNAERTALYDLLAETAPDPLSKVWLCNSGTEANEAALKFARSATGESKIVATMQGFHGRTMGALATTWKDKYKKPYEPLIGDVEFVPYDDSEALSEAVDEDTAAFIVEPVQGEGGINPASRGYLEAAREITEDAGAALIFDEVQTGMGRTGALWNSQRADVAPDMITAAKGLGNGLPVGATLCRDWIAEDYGSHASTFSGGPVISAAAGATVSTVVEESVPDNAAAVGDYLRTELAAAIGDEVREIRGEGLMIGVEVGRGANKALKQLALEHQILALPAGRTVVRLLPPLTIDESHADAVVAAMTEVVG, from the coding sequence ATGAGCGGATTCGTCTTCAACGAGAAACCCATCCCCATCGAGCGCGGCGACGGCGCGTACGTCTACGACGAGGACGGCACGGAGTACCTGGACATGGGCGCGTCCTACGCCTGCGTCCCGCTTGGCCACGGCCACCCCGCGGTCCGGTCGGCCGTCGCCGAGCAACTGGAGCGGCTCACCTACGTCCAGGCCTCCTACCCCAACGCCGAGCGGACGGCGCTGTACGACCTGCTGGCCGAGACGGCCCCGGACCCGCTCTCGAAGGTGTGGCTCTGTAACTCCGGCACGGAGGCCAACGAGGCGGCGCTGAAGTTCGCCCGGTCGGCCACCGGCGAGTCGAAGATCGTGGCGACGATGCAGGGCTTCCACGGCCGGACGATGGGAGCGCTGGCGACCACCTGGAAGGACAAGTACAAGAAACCGTACGAGCCGCTGATCGGCGACGTGGAGTTCGTCCCCTACGACGACAGCGAGGCGCTCTCCGAGGCCGTCGACGAGGACACCGCGGCGTTCATCGTCGAACCGGTCCAGGGCGAGGGCGGCATCAACCCGGCCAGCCGCGGCTACCTCGAAGCCGCCCGCGAGATCACCGAGGACGCGGGCGCGGCGCTGATCTTCGACGAGGTCCAGACCGGGATGGGTCGAACCGGCGCGCTCTGGAACTCCCAGCGGGCGGACGTCGCCCCCGATATGATAACCGCGGCCAAGGGCCTGGGCAACGGCCTCCCCGTCGGCGCGACGCTGTGTCGCGACTGGATCGCCGAGGACTACGGCTCCCACGCCTCGACGTTCTCCGGCGGGCCGGTGATCTCCGCGGCCGCCGGGGCGACGGTCTCGACGGTCGTCGAGGAGTCGGTGCCCGACAACGCCGCCGCCGTCGGCGACTACCTCCGGACGGAGCTGGCGGCCGCCATCGGCGACGAGGTGCGAGAGATCCGCGGCGAGGGGCTGATGATCGGCGTCGAGGTCGGCCGCGGGGCCAACAAGGCGCTGAAGCAACTCGCGCTCGAACACCAGATACTCGCGCTGCCGGCGGGCCGGACCGTCGTGCGCCTGCTCCCGCCGCTGACGATCGACGAGTCCCACGCCGACGCCGTCGTCGCGGCGATGACGGAGGTGGTGGGATGA
- a CDS encoding GIY-YIG nuclease family protein → MAGGTYTLLVERPSGGTVEVGALGDLSLPAGWYAYTGSALGSGGFARVDRHRAVAAGDNDARHWHVDYLLGADGTRVDTVVTTEADAECAVARKLGERFDGVDSFGCSDCGCRSHLYHHENRATLSAAVERAHADAA, encoded by the coding sequence ATGGCCGGCGGGACGTACACGCTGCTCGTCGAGCGGCCCAGTGGCGGCACCGTCGAGGTCGGGGCGCTCGGCGACCTGTCGCTGCCGGCGGGGTGGTACGCCTACACCGGCAGCGCGCTGGGCAGCGGCGGGTTCGCCCGCGTCGACCGCCACCGCGCCGTCGCCGCCGGCGACAACGACGCCCGCCACTGGCACGTCGACTACCTGCTGGGGGCCGACGGGACACGGGTCGACACCGTCGTCACGACCGAGGCCGACGCCGAGTGTGCGGTCGCCCGGAAACTGGGCGAGCGGTTCGACGGCGTCGACTCCTTCGGCTGTTCGGACTGTGGCTGTCGCTCGCACCTCTACCACCACGAGAACCGCGCCACGCTCTCGGCAGCCGTCGAGCGCGCCCACGCCGACGCCGCGTGA
- the argF gene encoding ornithine carbamoyltransferase, with protein MHLLDVDDLTTDELTAVLDRAAEIKADPAAYEDTLDQQTLGMIFEKPSTRTRVSFETGMTQLGGHAVFLGPDDIHLGHGEPVKDTSRALSRYVDFVMARVFDHADVVELAEYADVPVINALTDDAHPCQTLADLLTIYEAFGTFDVDVAWVGDGNNVCQSFVLGAAMSGIDLTVATPEGYGVDEGVLKRAEGFGNAPETTHDPEAAVADADVVYTDVFVSMGQEDEREQKLADFDGFQVTTDLLGDRTLMHCLPAHRGEEVTDDAIESDNAVVWDQAENRLHAQKGLLAWLAGSRTE; from the coding sequence ATGCACCTGCTCGACGTCGACGACCTCACGACCGACGAACTGACCGCCGTGCTCGACCGCGCGGCCGAGATCAAGGCCGATCCGGCCGCCTACGAGGACACCCTCGACCAGCAGACGCTGGGGATGATCTTCGAGAAGCCCTCGACGCGGACGCGGGTCTCCTTCGAGACGGGGATGACACAACTGGGCGGCCACGCGGTCTTCCTGGGCCCCGACGACATCCACCTGGGCCACGGCGAACCGGTCAAGGACACCTCGCGGGCGCTCTCGCGGTACGTCGACTTCGTGATGGCCCGCGTGTTCGACCACGCCGACGTGGTGGAGCTGGCGGAGTACGCCGACGTGCCCGTCATCAACGCCCTGACCGACGACGCTCACCCCTGTCAGACGCTGGCGGACCTGCTGACGATCTACGAGGCCTTCGGCACCTTCGACGTGGACGTGGCGTGGGTCGGCGACGGTAACAACGTCTGCCAGTCGTTCGTCCTGGGCGCGGCGATGAGCGGGATCGACCTCACCGTCGCCACGCCCGAGGGCTACGGCGTCGACGAGGGGGTACTGAAACGCGCGGAGGGCTTCGGCAACGCCCCCGAGACGACCCACGACCCGGAGGCCGCCGTCGCGGACGCCGACGTGGTGTACACCGACGTCTTCGTCAGTATGGGTCAGGAAGACGAGCGCGAACAGAAGCTCGCGGACTTCGATGGGTTCCAGGTGACGACCGACCTGCTGGGCGACCGCACGCTGATGCACTGCCTGCCCGCCCACCGCGGCGAGGAGGTCACCGACGACGCCATCGAGAGCGACAACGCCGTCGTCTGGGACCAGGCGGAGAACCGGCTGCACGCGCAGAAGGGGCTGCTGGCGTGGCTGGCGGGGAGCCGAACGGAGTGA
- a CDS encoding helix-turn-helix domain-containing protein, whose amino-acid sequence MTADPAAESFEDLMPDEDPNLDEVMACVFGIQAHEVRTYRTLLDNPGSTVAELATALDRDRSNVNRSLSTLRDRGLASRERRLLDGGGHVYQYTATPLAEARDLMHEALDQWTAAVHDRIDEFDASDA is encoded by the coding sequence ATGACCGCCGACCCCGCAGCGGAGTCCTTCGAGGACCTGATGCCCGACGAGGACCCGAACCTCGACGAGGTGATGGCCTGTGTCTTCGGCATCCAAGCCCACGAGGTCCGGACCTACCGGACGCTGCTGGACAACCCCGGCAGCACCGTCGCGGAACTGGCGACCGCCCTCGACCGCGACCGTTCGAACGTCAACCGGTCGCTGTCGACGCTGCGCGACCGGGGGCTGGCCAGCCGCGAACGCCGGCTCCTCGACGGCGGCGGCCACGTCTACCAGTACACCGCGACGCCGCTGGCCGAGGCCCGCGACCTGATGCACGAGGCCCTGGACCAGTGGACCGCGGCGGTCCACGACCGCATCGACGAGTTCGACGCCAGCGACGCCTGA
- the thrC gene encoding threonine synthase has protein sequence MADLQLTDDVPPVADDGVWLACIECGETFAPFEAVRYTCDDCDGLLEVRYADLPTFEDFEGRGVWRYSDALPFDEGVSLPEGDTPLHRVPRLEAEVGVESLRVKHEGMNPTGSFKDRGMTVGVRVAQAVGVDRLACASTGNTSAALAAYGARGGMETLVLLPEGKVAAGKIAQAALHQARILEVDGNFDQCLDRVQDLAARGEAYLLNSLNPFRLEGQKTIGLEILEAHYEDYGEYPDRIVLPVGNAGNTAALYKCFRELVAAGAITEEQVPKITGAQAEGAAPMVEAIEEGYDETRRWEDVETRATAIRIGNPVNAPKALPGIRETGGTAVAVSDEEITAAQRDLAGEGVGVEPASAASIAGLRKLREQGVVEDDESVVCLTTGHLLKDPDAAAEAGAEPEPVPNDTDAILEYVDDSRSVAETVRRGTSKAADSPLVPALIAGGLGVAYLYRRLRSKE, from the coding sequence ATGGCCGACCTGCAACTCACCGACGACGTGCCGCCGGTCGCCGACGACGGCGTCTGGCTGGCCTGCATCGAGTGTGGCGAGACGTTCGCCCCCTTCGAGGCAGTCCGGTACACCTGCGACGACTGCGACGGCCTCCTCGAAGTTCGCTACGCGGACCTCCCCACCTTCGAGGACTTCGAGGGACGGGGCGTCTGGCGCTACAGCGACGCGCTCCCCTTCGACGAGGGGGTCTCCCTGCCCGAGGGCGACACGCCGCTGCACCGGGTCCCCCGGCTGGAAGCGGAGGTCGGCGTCGAGAGCCTGCGGGTCAAACACGAGGGGATGAACCCCACCGGCTCGTTCAAGGACCGCGGGATGACCGTCGGCGTGCGGGTCGCCCAGGCGGTCGGGGTCGACCGGCTGGCCTGTGCCTCGACGGGGAACACCTCCGCGGCGCTGGCCGCCTACGGCGCTCGCGGCGGGATGGAGACGCTCGTCCTCCTGCCCGAGGGGAAGGTCGCGGCCGGCAAGATCGCACAGGCCGCGCTCCACCAGGCCCGCATCCTCGAGGTCGACGGCAACTTCGACCAGTGTCTCGACCGCGTGCAGGACCTCGCGGCCCGCGGCGAGGCGTACCTCCTGAACTCGCTGAACCCCTTCCGCCTGGAGGGCCAGAAGACCATCGGCCTGGAGATCCTGGAGGCCCACTACGAGGACTACGGCGAGTACCCCGACCGCATCGTCCTGCCGGTCGGCAACGCCGGCAACACCGCCGCGCTGTACAAGTGCTTCCGCGAACTCGTCGCGGCCGGCGCGATCACCGAGGAGCAGGTGCCGAAGATCACCGGCGCACAGGCAGAGGGGGCCGCCCCGATGGTCGAGGCCATCGAGGAGGGCTACGACGAGACCCGTCGCTGGGAGGACGTCGAGACCCGCGCGACGGCCATCCGCATCGGCAACCCGGTCAACGCCCCGAAGGCCCTGCCCGGCATCCGCGAGACCGGCGGCACCGCCGTCGCCGTCTCGGACGAGGAGATCACCGCGGCCCAGCGAGACCTCGCCGGCGAGGGCGTCGGCGTCGAACCCGCCTCCGCGGCGTCGATCGCCGGCCTGCGGAAACTCCGCGAGCAGGGGGTCGTCGAAGACGACGAGTCCGTCGTCTGTCTCACGACCGGCCACCTGCTGAAAGACCCCGACGCCGCCGCCGAGGCCGGCGCAGAGCCCGAGCCGGTGCCCAACGACACCGACGCGATCCTGGAGTACGTCGACGACTCGCGGTCGGTCGCCGAGACGGTCCGGCGGGGGACGTCCAAGGCGGCCGACTCGCCGCTGGTCCCGGCGCTGATCGCCGGCGGGCTCGGCGTCGCCTACCTCTACCGGCGACTCCGGTCGAAGGAGTGA